The DNA segment gatgatctccgccgccgccacgccgggCGCGGTGCAGCAGAAACGGGGGCACAAGTGGCGATAGGATCCTGTTGAATTGAGGCGAAACGACGTCGAGACGcagccccccaaaaaaagaaagaagaaaaaagagaaagtgtccTCTTCGGAGTGCGTCAGAAGCGCGGATGTGTGCTGTGGACGCGGATACGGACGCTGGTTGGATACGGCGAGAGGGATTTGTGATATGAGCCCCCGAAAATCAAGACTGGAatctgagaaaaagaaaaaaagcgaAGCGCTGCATCCTCAcctatcctcctcctcctattcctcctcctcttcctcctcctcatccaacAGATTTGTTTGTAAACGGGGGGACTGAGGCGATTTCGTTTGGCCCCTTTTTCAGATGTGAGTATGGATGTGAGCATGACGGGAGGCTTTACTTTCACGAGGGGAAATTTCGTGCGTAATATCTGCTTTCAAGCCAGACGTCTTGGATGATAAGATTCACGATGACAATGGAGCCAAGTTTATAGCCTCGTATTGCAAAAAGATGCGTAATCCACACGAGCACAGgtctctgtttcctcctgcCTGAACCAACTGCtgctttctctgtctgtcttctcgTTTTTCTCCAGAAGCGCGTCAGAGGAAACAAAGTCATCCAGATTCAGCGGAGCTTCCAGAACACACCAGCGAAGAGCCACGATTATTACCGtcgtttttattgtcttttctttcttctgctcaTCACATAAAATGGCATCCACGAGCGGATCTAAAGAGGGATTCGTGCTGAAGCCGCGATCGCTGGGAAATTAACCACCTGATGGGCACCGGAGGAAAACCGAGGAGAGACTGTTTTGCTTGTTGACTTGGTGATTTATAAATGCCGAGCAAAAATCAGAGGCGCTGCAAGTTTCAGAGCGTCTGCGTAACAGGCGATGCCACCGGCCCTGCtggattcttttattttttttaattttatttttattttttgggttaTGGTAATGATGTCATAAAAACTGAGGGGCTGCGCTAAAACGGCGAAGACAAGCGAGtcctgattattattattattatcatgtaAAGTAGCACCATGGACTGCCTGCGCGCAACATGGACCTGACTGAGGTGTGTTCCTTCTTCTGACTTTCTGGTATTCGCAGCTGATTGGTCCGGAACGATTGATGCCTCATTTTGTCGCTGTGCGCGCACGGAGCTGCAACTTTTATCCTCGGGTTTGCGTCCAGATCGCCGTGAGGCGGTGACTGTAGCGTTCACGCGGacttaaaagaagaagaagaaaaaagaagatggAGTTTGCCATGGTGGGCGCGGACGGCGGGTGCAACAGTCACCTGCCGTACGGGTATGCCCAGGCTCGGGCGCGCGAGCGGGAGCGGGAGAGGGAGCGCCAGGCTGCCCAGTCCAGagcggcggccgcggcggcggctgctgagGGAGGACCGGGAGCGGAgggaggaccgggaggaggaggaggaggtgggggtggaggaggaggtggaggggggtcctccacctcctccagcgctCATCTCCTTAACAACCGCCAGCATCAGTGTCGCGCCGCCTCCTCCGCGAACGCGAAcatcagcagcggcggcggcggcggcggcagcggcggcggtacCGCCTcgcgcccctcctcctcctccttcacctcctcctcctcctcgcaggatcctgaccagcagcagcagcagcagcagcagcagagaggtctCAGAGAGCGGAGGAAGCAGCGCGGCGTCGGGCGCTGGAGACGCAACCGGTCGAGTCTCGGCGGGGACCTGCGCCATTCGGAGCTGGCGCTGCTCGGATCCGAGGAGGACATCATgatcgaggaggaggagggggaggaggaggagggcgaggaggaggggggcgaggaggaggagggccgcGGGAGCAAGAGGTCCAGTTTTCTGTGCAACatggatgatgaggaggagaccGTGTCGCTGACGGACCGGCGGCCGCAGTCCGGCTACGAGAACGTGTACAGCGAGTGCGGCTGCTGCGAGCGCGTGGTCATCAACGTGTCGGGTCTGAAGTTTGAAACTCAGCTCAAGACTCTCACTCAGTTCCCGGACACCCTGCTGGGAGACCCCGACAAGAGAATCAGGTACTTCGACCCGCTGAGGAACGAATACTTCTTCGACAGGAACCGACCGAGCTTCGACGCCATTCTGTATTATTACCAGTCGGGGGGCCGCTTGAAAAGACCCGTCAACGTCCCGTTCGACATCTTCTCCGAGGAGGTGAAGTTTTACGAACTCGGGGAGGAGGCGATCCTGAAGTTTCGGGAGGATGAGGGCTtcgtgaaggaggaggagaagccgcTGCCGGAGGACGAGTTCAAGCGTCAGATCTGGCTCCTCTTCGAGTACCCGGAGAGCTCGAGTCCCGCGCGGGGCATCGCGGTGGTCTCCGTCCTGGTCATCGTCATTTCCATAGTCATCTTCTGCCTGGAGACGCTGCCGGAGTTCAGGGATGAAAAGGAGTATCTGCAGCCACGACACAACTCCACGCAGCCCGACCACGGCTTCACCCCCTTCAACGACCCCTTCTTCATCGTGGAGACGGTCTGCATCATCTGGTTCTCCTTTGAGATTATAGTCCGCTTCTTCGCGAGTCCCAGCAAGACCGCGTTCTTTAAAAACATTATGAACTCGATAGACATTG comes from the Salarias fasciatus chromosome 1, fSalaFa1.1, whole genome shotgun sequence genome and includes:
- the kcna4 gene encoding potassium voltage-gated channel subfamily A member 1, with translation MEFAMVGADGGCNSHLPYGYAQARARERERERERQAAQSRAAAAAAAAEGGPGAEGGPGGGGGGGGGGGGGGGSSTSSSAHLLNNRQHQCRAASSANANISSGGGGGGSGGGTASRPSSSSFTSSSSSQDPDQQQQQQQQQRGLRERRKQRGVGRWRRNRSSLGGDLRHSELALLGSEEDIMIEEEEGEEEEGEEEGGEEEEGRGSKRSSFLCNMDDEEETVSLTDRRPQSGYENVYSECGCCERVVINVSGLKFETQLKTLTQFPDTLLGDPDKRIRYFDPLRNEYFFDRNRPSFDAILYYYQSGGRLKRPVNVPFDIFSEEVKFYELGEEAILKFREDEGFVKEEEKPLPEDEFKRQIWLLFEYPESSSPARGIAVVSVLVIVISIVIFCLETLPEFRDEKEYLQPRHNSTQPDHGFTPFNDPFFIVETVCIIWFSFEIIVRFFASPSKTAFFKNIMNSIDIVSILPYFITLGTDLAQHQGNGQQAMSFAILRIIRLVRVFRIFKLSRHSKGLQILGHTLRASMRELALLIFFLVIGVILFSSAVYFAEADEPTSQFTSIPDAFWWAVVTMTTVGYGDMKPITVGGKIVGSLCAIAGVLTIALPVPVIVSNFNYFYHRETDNEDQTPVVESMPPGCPYFPDFLRKFKGSPSGSSLGDKAEYMEMEEGVTESLCGLDKSPSKGNGTDISRKNSTNSKSIQTDV